The Candidatus Reconcilbacillus cellulovorans genome segment CGTTGATTCAGTTTTTGCGCATCGTCTCGGTTTATCCGACCGGCACCTGCGTCCGGCTGTCGACGCGCGAGACCGGCGTCGTCGTCGGCCAGCACCGCGGGCTGCCGGGACGGCCCGTCGTCCGGATCGTTCGGCAACGCGGAGAGGATGACTACGAAGTCAAAGAGATCGATCTGGCGCGGCATCCGACGATTTTCATCGAGCAGGTGATCACCTGAAGCGGACGAAGATCCGACAGAAGCGACGCCGGCCGGACGTCGCAGGGGGGAGCGAGTACATGGCGGAAATCCGGGAATATCGCAACGAATGGGTCCAGGCCAACCGGGAACAGCTGGAATATCACGTCCGCGAAATTCTCCGGCTGATCGGGGAGGACGTCGACCGGGAAGGCCTGCGCGACACGCCGGCCCGCGTCGTGCGCATGTTCGAGGAAATTTTCGCGGGTTATTCGGTCGACCCGCGCGAAGTGCTCGGCACGACGTTCGACGAGCGGCACGAGGAACTCGTCATCGTCAAGGACATCGTCTATTATAGCCAGTGCGAGCATCATATGGCACCGTTTTTCGGGAAAATTCATATCGGCTATATCCCGAGCGGCAAGGTGCTCGGTTTGAGCAAGTTCGCTCGGCTTGTCGACGCCGTTACGCGCCGGTTGCAAGTGCAGGAGCGCATCACGTCGGAAATCGCGGACATTTTGGTTGAAACAGTGCGGCCGCGCGGCGTCATGGTGGTCGTCGAGGGCGAGCACCTGTGCATGTGCGCGCGCGGCGTCAAAAAGCCGGGCAGCAAGACGGTCACGTCGGCTGTCCGCGGCGAGTTCGGTAGCAATGCAGCGCTCCGCGCGGAATTTCTGTCGCTTCTGAACCGATGAAGTCGGACAATAAGAGATCACCGGTTTCGGTGATATTCAGGAAACAGAAGAGACGACGTCCAGGAAACCGAGCGTGCGTTTCAGGTATTCTTCCCGATGATAGCGAAACAGCAGTTCATGGTGTCCGTCC includes the following:
- a CDS encoding GTP cyclohydrolase I FolE → MAEIREYRNEWVQANREQLEYHVREILRLIGEDVDREGLRDTPARVVRMFEEIFAGYSVDPREVLGTTFDERHEELVIVKDIVYYSQCEHHMAPFFGKIHIGYIPSGKVLGLSKFARLVDAVTRRLQVQERITSEIADILVETVRPRGVMVVVEGEHLCMCARGVKKPGSKTVTSAVRGEFGSNAALRAEFLSLLNR